Proteins from a single region of Aquipuribacter hungaricus:
- a CDS encoding XRE family transcriptional regulator, with product MTSHGASNERLRAAITGSGSSFTDVGEAVGVDRKTVERWVGAGRVPHHRHRVALAQLLGEDDVFLWPQTATSQRSESASQAEFVALYPNRGSVSIDTWASLIDGATEAIDVLAFAGSFLHDAIPEFDERLIAAARRGVQVRLLFGDHEGDAVARRGEEEGIGDLLSARCRLTWNYLQGILPAPGVTARKHNATLYASVFRFDETLLANPHTYGAAASHSPVLHLRRLPGGRLFTTYMKSFDRTWDGATDVSAG from the coding sequence ATGACATCCCACGGGGCGAGCAACGAGCGTCTTCGAGCAGCCATCACAGGCAGCGGGAGCTCCTTCACGGACGTCGGCGAAGCAGTCGGCGTCGACCGCAAGACGGTCGAGCGATGGGTCGGCGCCGGCCGGGTGCCCCACCACCGGCACCGGGTCGCCCTGGCGCAGCTGCTGGGCGAGGACGACGTGTTCCTGTGGCCGCAGACAGCCACGAGCCAGCGATCCGAGTCCGCCAGCCAGGCGGAATTCGTCGCCCTCTACCCGAACCGTGGCTCGGTCAGCATCGACACGTGGGCGTCACTGATCGACGGCGCCACGGAAGCGATCGACGTCCTTGCCTTCGCCGGCAGCTTCCTCCACGACGCGATCCCGGAGTTCGACGAGCGGCTCATCGCCGCGGCGAGACGAGGGGTGCAGGTCCGGCTGCTGTTCGGTGACCACGAGGGCGACGCCGTTGCCCGCAGGGGCGAGGAGGAGGGGATCGGGGACCTGTTGTCGGCCCGTTGCCGCCTGACGTGGAACTACCTACAAGGCATCCTGCCGGCGCCCGGCGTGACGGCCCGGAAGCACAACGCCACGCTGTACGCGTCCGTCTTTCGTTTCGACGAGACCCTCCTGGCGAACCCTCACACCTATGGCGCGGCTGCGAGCCACTCCCCGGTCCTCCACCTACGCCGGCTGCCAGGGGGACGCCTGTTCACCACGTACATGAAGTCCTTCGACCGCACCTGGGACGGCGCCACAGACGTATCCGCCGGTTAG
- a CDS encoding NUDIX hydrolase, producing the protein MARVDYIDDPNAPAANSVVPSVVAAVLDDNGRLLLIHKTDNDLWALPGGGHEVGESISDTVVREVKEETGYDVEVTDLVGTYTNPRHVMAYDDGEVRQQFSICFRARLVGGQLRTSSESKAVEWVEPEQLDKLSMHPSMRQRVADALRVDGRPHIG; encoded by the coding sequence ATGGCCCGAGTCGACTACATCGACGACCCGAACGCCCCCGCCGCGAATAGCGTCGTCCCCTCAGTGGTCGCGGCCGTTCTCGACGACAACGGTCGACTGCTGCTGATCCACAAGACCGACAACGACCTGTGGGCGCTACCCGGCGGCGGTCACGAGGTCGGCGAATCCATCAGTGACACCGTCGTCCGCGAGGTGAAGGAGGAGACCGGGTACGACGTCGAGGTGACGGACCTCGTGGGCACCTACACCAACCCCAGGCACGTCATGGCCTACGACGACGGCGAAGTTCGCCAGCAGTTCTCGATCTGCTTCCGAGCCCGGCTCGTCGGCGGACAATTGCGGACGAGCAGCGAGAGCAAGGCCGTCGAGTGGGTCGAGCCAGAGCAGCTGGACAAGCTGTCCATGCATCCGTCCATGCGCCAACGAGTGGCCGACGCGCTACGCGTCGACGGTCGACCCCACATCGGCTGA
- a CDS encoding HD domain-containing protein, with amino-acid sequence MEKPLADARALAARWLQGSGDRWDHVRAMGLRAEAFAGATETVSPIVTRAAWLHDVGYAPALARTGFHPLDGATFLADNGESDEVVALVAHHSGAAYEAEERGLAKALAGLPLPSATDLDLITFLDLTTSPQGDVVTVEQRLSEILSRYPEEDPVHRAVTRSRPELIASARRGRVSLGSADVGSTVDA; translated from the coding sequence ATGGAGAAGCCCCTCGCCGACGCACGTGCGCTGGCGGCCCGCTGGCTGCAGGGCAGCGGGGATCGCTGGGACCATGTCCGCGCCATGGGTCTGCGAGCGGAGGCCTTCGCCGGGGCTACGGAGACCGTGTCGCCGATCGTCACCCGGGCTGCGTGGCTACATGACGTCGGGTACGCGCCGGCTCTCGCGCGGACGGGGTTCCATCCTCTGGACGGTGCGACTTTCCTGGCTGACAACGGCGAGAGCGACGAGGTCGTCGCGCTGGTAGCCCACCACTCGGGTGCCGCTTACGAAGCGGAAGAACGAGGCCTGGCGAAGGCACTGGCAGGGCTCCCATTGCCGTCGGCCACTGACCTGGACCTGATCACGTTCCTCGACCTCACCACGAGTCCGCAGGGGGACGTGGTGACGGTGGAGCAAAGGCTGTCGGAGATCCTGTCGCGGTACCCGGAGGAGGACCCGGTGCACCGGGCCGTCACCCGCTCTCGTCCCGAGCTGATCGCGTCGGCGCGACGAGGCAGGGTGTCTCTCGGGTCAGCCGATGTGGGGTCGACCGTCGACGCGTAG
- a CDS encoding chorismate mutase — protein sequence MQSHSYEVTTVWTGNTGSGTSGYRDYARSLEVRTPGRETLPGSSDPAFRGDPTRWNPELLLLAALGQCHLLSYLHACVEAGVVVTAYEDRAGGTMAEDGAGGGRFTEVVLRPHVTVAGPSMVEAATAAHVLAGERCFIAASVAFPVRHEPTVVAEDGPRATDAAAPAPAGLAQVRAEIDRIDARLVGLLARRQEQVRLAGTLKTDEAAVRAPDRQAAVLAAVRERALAAGLDTGVAEQVWRAMVAGFVDLELREHAARTSPGS from the coding sequence ATGCAGAGCCACTCCTACGAGGTGACGACCGTCTGGACGGGCAACACCGGCAGCGGGACGTCCGGCTACCGGGACTACGCGCGCTCGCTCGAGGTGCGCACGCCCGGGCGCGAGACGCTGCCCGGTTCCTCGGACCCGGCCTTCCGGGGCGACCCCACCCGGTGGAACCCGGAGCTGCTGCTGCTCGCGGCACTCGGGCAGTGCCACCTGCTGTCGTACCTGCACGCCTGCGTGGAGGCGGGGGTCGTCGTCACGGCGTACGAGGACCGGGCGGGCGGGACCATGGCCGAGGACGGCGCCGGCGGCGGGCGGTTCACCGAGGTGGTGCTGCGCCCGCACGTGACGGTGGCGGGCCCGTCGATGGTCGAGGCCGCGACGGCCGCGCACGTCCTGGCCGGCGAGCGCTGCTTCATCGCGGCGTCGGTCGCCTTCCCCGTCCGGCACGAGCCGACGGTGGTGGCGGAGGACGGTCCACGTGCGACTGACGCAGCGGCACCCGCACCGGCCGGCCTGGCGCAGGTGCGCGCCGAGATCGACCGGATCGACGCCCGGCTCGTCGGGCTGCTCGCCCGCCGGCAGGAGCAGGTGCGCCTGGCCGGGACGCTCAAGACCGACGAGGCCGCGGTGCGCGCTCCCGACCGGCAGGCAGCCGTCCTCGCCGCCGTGAGGGAGCGGGCCCTCGCAGCCGGCCTGGACACCGGGGTCGCCGAGCAGGTGTGGCGGGCGATGGTCGCCGGGTTCGTCGACCTGGAGCTGCGCGAGCACGCCGCCCGGACCTCCCCCGGCAGCTGA
- a CDS encoding DUF4331 domain-containing protein has protein sequence MSSHREAPEISKDPVADSTDVYAFVSPDRPDTVTIIANYVPLQDPASGPNFFEFGDDVEYKIHIAPTLGDSRDEITYSFRFSTRVPNPNTFLYITGPVTSLDSPSYNRPQTYSVTRRSRQRNRTQATGLKVPPCNVGPRSTPDYVGLAEDAYYDLPDGGRVFAGQRADPFWVDLGSVFDLGALRPFQNLHLLPMGAMSGINTLSQVNVHSIVLQLPISSVTRNRDNPSDPMDHDSTIGVWTSASRAKNRTFDEKLDRYVSTGPMAQVSRMANPLFNEVLVPMSRKDSFNNSTPWGDSQFAGGVARPELAGLLPVLYPGVFPNLQGYTKERADLLAILLTGIPGGVVPGFQNYTGPTQADMLRLNVAIPPATDPNPLGIVGGDLAGFPNGRRLTDDVVTIELRAIAGATIPLVDPSFTPDGAAALVTDGSTPTPVLDGFPYVNVPYSGFDVPAA, from the coding sequence ATGTCGTCCCACCGCGAGGCACCGGAGATCTCCAAGGACCCGGTCGCCGACTCCACCGACGTCTACGCCTTCGTCAGCCCGGACCGCCCGGACACCGTGACGATCATCGCCAACTACGTCCCGCTGCAGGACCCGGCGAGCGGGCCGAACTTCTTCGAGTTCGGCGACGACGTCGAGTACAAGATCCACATCGCCCCGACCCTGGGCGACAGCCGTGACGAGATCACCTACTCGTTCCGGTTCAGCACCCGGGTGCCCAACCCGAACACGTTCCTCTACATCACCGGGCCGGTCACCAGCCTGGACTCGCCGAGCTACAACCGGCCCCAGACCTACTCCGTCACCCGGCGCTCGCGGCAGCGCAACCGCACCCAGGCCACCGGCCTCAAGGTGCCGCCGTGCAACGTCGGTCCCCGCTCGACGCCGGACTACGTCGGCCTCGCCGAGGACGCCTACTACGACCTGCCCGACGGCGGTCGCGTGTTCGCCGGGCAGCGGGCCGACCCGTTCTGGGTCGACCTCGGCTCGGTGTTCGACCTGGGCGCGCTGCGGCCGTTCCAGAACCTGCACCTGCTGCCGATGGGCGCCATGAGCGGCATCAACACGCTGTCGCAGGTCAATGTCCACAGCATCGTGCTGCAGCTGCCCATCAGCTCCGTCACGCGCAACCGCGACAACCCGTCGGACCCGATGGACCACGACTCGACCATCGGGGTGTGGACGTCGGCCAGCCGGGCCAAGAACCGGACGTTCGACGAGAAGCTCGACCGCTACGTCAGCACGGGCCCGATGGCGCAGGTCTCGCGGATGGCGAACCCGCTGTTCAACGAGGTCCTCGTGCCGATGTCGCGCAAGGACTCCTTCAACAACTCCACGCCGTGGGGTGACTCGCAGTTCGCCGGCGGGGTCGCGCGTCCGGAGCTGGCGGGCCTGCTGCCGGTGCTCTACCCGGGCGTCTTCCCGAACCTGCAGGGCTACACCAAGGAGCGCGCGGACCTTCTCGCGATCCTGCTCACGGGCATCCCCGGGGGCGTCGTCCCGGGGTTCCAGAACTACACCGGCCCGACCCAGGCGGACATGCTCCGGCTCAACGTCGCCATCCCGCCGGCGACGGACCCGAACCCGCTGGGCATCGTCGGCGGCGACCTCGCCGGCTTCCCCAACGGCCGGCGGCTCACCGACGACGTGGTCACCATCGAGCTGCGGGCGATCGCCGGGGCCACCATCCCGCTGGTCGACCCGTCGTTCACCCCGGACGGCGCGGCCGCGCTCGTCACCGACGGCAGCACGCCCACGCCGGTGCTCGACGGGTTCCCCTACGTCAACGTGCCGTACTCCGGCTTCGACGTCCCGGCGGCCTGA